Within the Polaribacter pectinis genome, the region GCACATTTAATGTACTAACAAAAAACGAAGTATCAGAAAATAACCAAGCAATCTTTAATCAATTAGAAAAAGGGTTAGGTTTTGTACCAAATTTATATGCAACTTTTGCACACAGTGAAACAGCTTTGGCAAACTTTTTAGCAATAGGAAATGGTAAAACAAGCTTTTCAGCAAAAGAAAAAGAAGTAATTAATTTGGCTGTAAGTCAAGTAAACGAATGTGTGTATTGTTTATCTGCACACACAGCAATTGGTAAAATGAACGGTTTTACAGAAGACCAAATTTTAGAATTAAGAGCAGGAACAGCTTCTTTCGATTCAAAATTAGATGCTTTGGCAAAATTTGCAAGAAACATCGCTTTAAATAGAGGAGCAACAGATGCAACAATTTTAGAAAACTTATTCGAGCAAGGTTACACAAAAGGAAACGTTGCAGATGCAGTTATTTTAGTAGGAGAAATTACAATTACAAACTATTTACACAGAACAACAGAAGTAGCAGTAGATTTTCCAGAAGTAGAAGTATCAGATATTTTAGAAACAGTTTAAAAAAAATAATAACAATATAAATTTTAAGAAAAGATGAAAAAAATAATCGCAATTTTAGTATTAATAGTTGGTTTTGCATTCAATACAAATGCACAAGAAGTTAAAACAGTTTCTTTAGAGCAAACAAAAGGAGAATTTACACAAATGCAAATTACGTTATCTGAAGGAACGTATGTTTTTGAAATTTCTAACAACAATGTTGGACATAATATTGGGTTTGTTTTAGCACCAAAATCGGATGTAAAAGCGCACATAAAAAACGCGTATGTAACAGAACAAGTGAAGAATAATACAAAGCAAACATCTAAAAATGTAACACTTAAAAAGGGAGAATACGTTTATTTCTGTCCTTTAAATCCAACACCTCAATATACTTTAATAGTAGAATAGTTTTTAAGTTTAGTTAGTTGAAAAGACGAGCAGAAATGCTCGTCTTTTTTTTATGTTTATAATATGAATAGTAGATAAAACGTTAATAAGTTGCTATTTAAGATTTGTAAACGATAAAATCATTATTTTTACACCTAACTTAATTAAAATTTCTATTGTTAAACTACTATTCATATCCTCATACAACTTCTAAAGAATGGGTAACTTTTGTTCATGGTGCAGGAGGAAGTAGTTCAATTTGGTTTAAGCAAGTTCGTGACTTTAAAAAACATTTTAATGTTTTAATTCTCGATTTACGAGGTCATGGAAACAGCAAACCAAAACTAAAAGACACTTTTAAGTCTAAATATACTTTCGATTCTATTACCAATGATATTGTTGAGGTAATTGAGCATTTAAAGATTGAAAAATCGCATTTTATCGGAATTTCTTTGGGAACAATTTTAATAAGAAATTTGGCTGAGAAAAGACCAGAATTAGTACAAAGTATGATTATGGGTGGTGCAATTATCAAATTGAATTTCCGATCTCAAGTACTAATGAAAGTTGGTAATATCTTTAAATCTGTGGTTCCTTATATGCTATTGTACAAACTCTTCGCATTTATTATTATGCCGAAGAAAAATCACAAGAAATCGAGATTGTTGTTTGTAAACGAAGCCAAAAAATTATACCAAAAAGAATTTTTACGTTGGTTTAAATTGACTTCAGAAATAAATCCACTTTTGCGTTTTTTTAGAACAAAAGACATTAAAATTCCTACATTATATGTAATGGGAGCAGAAGATCATTTGTTTTTACCTTCCATTAAAAATATTGTTTCTAAACACAAAACATCATCACTTTTTGTTGTGGATAATTGTGGCCATGTTGTAAACGTAGAGCAACCAGAAACGTTTAACAAACAAACCATTGGTTTTATTACATCTTTAGGATAAAAAGCACTACATTTTTGAGTTTTTAATACCGAATATAAAAATTTTATCAAGTATCTTTACTTTTTAAAAGTTAGTATTATGAATCAAATAATTACATTCGGCGAAGTTTTAATGCGAATTTCACCTTTAGGAAACAGAAAATTTGTACAATCTAATTCTGTAGAATTTTACTTTGGAGGAACAGAAGTAAACGTGGGAATTTCCATCGCAAATTTTGGCGGAAACGTAAAACATATTTCTTGTATTTCTAATGATTTTATTGGTGATACAGCAATTTCTTACTTAAATAAATTTGATTTGGATACTTCTGCAATTGTACGTTCTGGAAGACCTTTAGGTGTTTATTTTTTAGAAGTTGGTGCAGTAATGAGAGCAAGTTCTATTTCTTACAATCGTTCTCATTCTTCATTTTCAGAAATTGTGCCTTCTATGGTAAATTGGGAGAAATCTTTGGAAAACGGAAAATGGTTTCATTGGACAGGAATTACACCTGCGTTAAACAAAGGAAGTAAAGACACTTTGTTAGAAGGTTTAAAATTAGCAAGAAAACAAGGAATGACAGTTTCTGCAGACCCAACTTACAGAAGTGGTTTGTGGAAATATGGTGAAGATGCAAAAGAAGTCTTATCAGAATTAATTAATTATTCAACCATTTTTATTGGCGGAATTAATGAAATAAACGAACTTTTAGGAACCGATTTTTCTTATTCAAATGAAGATTTTATTGAAGCAAGTAAGCAATTAATTGAAAAATTTCCATCTATAGAAAAAGTTTTTGATAAGATTCGAACTTCCATTAATTCTTCTTGGCATAAAATACGCGCAAGAATGTGGAATGGAAAAGAATTTAAAGAAACCCAAGATTTAGATATTACACATATTGTAGACAGAATAGGAACTGGAGATGCTTTTGCGGCAGGTTTAATTCATGGTTTACAAAACTTCGACGATTTTAAAGCGATGCAATTTGCCTCTGCAGCTTGTGCTATAAAACACACTTATTTAGGTGATGTAAACTATGCAAATGAAAAAGATGTAATGACTATTTTAGACGGAAATACAACAGGAAGATTAAATAGATAATATTTAAAATAATAAGCAAAAAAAAAAAGCGAGTTGAAAAACTCGCTTTTTTAAATTTAATTCAGTTTGTTACTGATTCATAATATCTTCAATTTCATCTGCTTCAATAGGAATATTTCCCATTAAATTAAAAGGTTCTCCTTTTTGTTGAATTACAACATCGTCTTCTAAACGAATTCCAAAACCTTCTTCAGGAATATAAATTCCAGGTTCTACTGTAAACACATTGTTTGCTTGCATTGGCTCATGTAAAAGTCCATAATCATGCGTATCTAAACCAATATGATGACTTGTTCCATGCATAAAGTACTTTTTATAAGCAGGCCAATTTTTGTCTTCATTTTGTACATCAGCTTTGTCTAATAAACCTAATTTTAATAATTCAGCTGTCATAATATCACCAACTTCAACATGGTATTCTTTCCACAAAGTTCCTGGAACTAATAGTTTTGTTGCTTCTTTTTTAACGTGATTTACAGCATTATAAACTGCTTTTTGTCTATCAGAGAAACGACCAGAAACAGGTACAGTTCTACTTAAATCACTCTTATAATTTGCGTATTCTGCTGCAATATCAAACAGAATTAAATCGCCAGCTTTACACTCTTGATTATTTTCTATATAATGCAAAACATTCGCATTATTTCCTGAGGCAATAATTGGTGTATATGCAAATCCCTTAGATCTGTTTCTAACAAATTCGTGTAATAATTCAGCTTCAATTTCATATTCCCAAACACCCGGTTTTATAAAATTTAAAATTCTACGAAAACCTTTTTCAGTAATATTACAAGCATGCTGCATTAAATCCAATTCAATTTGGTCTTTTACAGAACGTAAACGCTGTAAAATAGGATTACTTTTCGCAACAGAATGTGCAGGATATTTAGCCAACAACCATTTCGTAAAACGATCTTCACGAGTTTCTGTTTCTACAGAAGCTCTATAATGTTCGTTCGTATTAATATAGAAAGTGTCTGCATACGTAGACATTTCAAATAATGTTTTTTCTAAATCCTGTAACCATTTTACAGTTTTTATTCCACTTGTTTTAAAAGCTGCTTCTTTGGTTAGTTTTTCACCTTCCCAAACAGCAATATGATCATTAGTTTCTCTAACAAATAAAACCTCTCTTAAATCTTCATTTGGGCAGTCAGGAAATAATAATAGAATGCTTTCTTCTTGATCTACACCAGATAAATATAAAATATCTCTGTGTTGCTCAAATGGCATTGTACTATCTGCACTTATTGGATAAATATCGTTAGAATTAAAAACGGCAATACTTTTAGGCTTCATTTGAGAAGCAAAGTTTTTACGGTTTTTTATAAATAATTGTGAGTCTATAGGATTGTATTTCATGTTGAATTATATTTAAAACTCAAAGGTAAGAAATCTAAATGCCAACGTGAAATGAGTTTTATTTTCTTGTAAAAATAAAAACCCTTTCTATTTTTTGAAAACAGAAAAGGTTTAATTATATCAGTTAAAAACGTATTTTATATTTTAATAACGCTTCTTTTTAGGAGCGCCAGTTCTACCACGTCCAGAAGTTGCACCAGCAGGTTTATTTCCTTTAAAGTGTGGTTTTCTTTTTGGTCTTTTATCATCAGTAGAACCTCCAGGATTTCCGTTAGAAGGTCTTTGCTTTTTCTTTTTCCCAAAAGAGCCTTTACTCTGTGTAGCAGCTCTTTTTGGTGGGGCAGTATCAGTAGGTTCAAAACCTTCTAAAACAGAAGAGTTTAATTTCTCTTTTAATATTTTTTCAATTTCACTTTGGTATTCTACTTCCTCACTACACACAAAAGAAATTGCTTCTCCAGCTGCACCAGCTCTACCAGTTCTACCAATTCTATGCACATAGTCTTCAGGTACATTTGGCAATTCGAAATTAATTACGTGAGGTAATAAAGGAATATCTAAACCACGAGCAGCAATATCTGTTGCCACCAATATTTTTATAGAATTATCTTTAAAATTCTTTAACGCTTTTGTTCTTGCACCTTGACTCTTATTTCCATGAATTGCAGCTGCAGAAATTCCAGCTTTAATCAATTTTTCTGTCAATTTATTAGCACCGTGTTTAGTTCTAGTAAAAACCAAAACTTGTGTCCAATTATTATCTTTTATCAGTTTAATGGCAAGCTCTGTTTTTTGTTTTTTATCAACTTTATAAACCTTGTGAGTTACTTTTTTAGCGGTAGAATTTTGCGGAGCAGTTTCTACAGAAACAGGGTTTCTTAAAATAGTAGCAGCTAACTTTTTAATATCGTTAGAAAAAGTAGCCGAAAACATCAAATTCTGACGCTTTTCCGGCATAAAACTAATGATTTTGTTAATATCTCTAACAAAACCCATGTCTAACATTCTGTCAGCTTCATCCAAAATTAAAACGTCAACTCGTTTAAAAGAAACTGCTTTTCTATCGTGTAAATCTAACAATCTACCAGGAGTTGCTACTAAAATATCTACTCCGTTTTTTAATGTTGCAATTTGTGGTTTTGCATTTACGCCACCAAAAACTACGGCAGATTTAATGTTCACATATTTACTGTATTCTCTAACGTTGTCGTAAACTTGCGCAGCCAATTCTCTTGTTGGCGTTAAAACCAAGGCACGTAAAGGTCTGTATTTCGGGTGTTTTGTTTCCGATAAATATTGTAAAACTGGCAAGGTAAAACCTGCTGTTTTTCCAGTTCCTGTTTGTGCGGAAGCTAAAATATCTTTTCCTTCTAAAATATGCGGAATTGCTTTTTCTTGTA harbors:
- a CDS encoding alpha/beta fold hydrolase; its protein translation is MLNYYSYPHTTSKEWVTFVHGAGGSSSIWFKQVRDFKKHFNVLILDLRGHGNSKPKLKDTFKSKYTFDSITNDIVEVIEHLKIEKSHFIGISLGTILIRNLAEKRPELVQSMIMGGAIIKLNFRSQVLMKVGNIFKSVVPYMLLYKLFAFIIMPKKNHKKSRLLFVNEAKKLYQKEFLRWFKLTSEINPLLRFFRTKDIKIPTLYVMGAEDHLFLPSIKNIVSKHKTSSLFVVDNCGHVVNVEQPETFNKQTIGFITSLG
- a CDS encoding cupredoxin domain-containing protein: MKKIIAILVLIVGFAFNTNAQEVKTVSLEQTKGEFTQMQITLSEGTYVFEISNNNVGHNIGFVLAPKSDVKAHIKNAYVTEQVKNNTKQTSKNVTLKKGEYVYFCPLNPTPQYTLIVE
- a CDS encoding DEAD/DEAH box helicase gives rise to the protein MTFKDLGLSPALVKAVEEKGYTKPSPIQEKAIPHILEGKDILASAQTGTGKTAGFTLPVLQYLSETKHPKYRPLRALVLTPTRELAAQVYDNVREYSKYVNIKSAVVFGGVNAKPQIATLKNGVDILVATPGRLLDLHDRKAVSFKRVDVLILDEADRMLDMGFVRDINKIISFMPEKRQNLMFSATFSNDIKKLAATILRNPVSVETAPQNSTAKKVTHKVYKVDKKQKTELAIKLIKDNNWTQVLVFTRTKHGANKLTEKLIKAGISAAAIHGNKSQGARTKALKNFKDNSIKILVATDIAARGLDIPLLPHVINFELPNVPEDYVHRIGRTGRAGAAGEAISFVCSEEVEYQSEIEKILKEKLNSSVLEGFEPTDTAPPKRAATQSKGSFGKKKKQRPSNGNPGGSTDDKRPKRKPHFKGNKPAGATSGRGRTGAPKKKRY
- a CDS encoding aminopeptidase P family protein — its product is MKYNPIDSQLFIKNRKNFASQMKPKSIAVFNSNDIYPISADSTMPFEQHRDILYLSGVDQEESILLLFPDCPNEDLREVLFVRETNDHIAVWEGEKLTKEAAFKTSGIKTVKWLQDLEKTLFEMSTYADTFYINTNEHYRASVETETREDRFTKWLLAKYPAHSVAKSNPILQRLRSVKDQIELDLMQHACNITEKGFRRILNFIKPGVWEYEIEAELLHEFVRNRSKGFAYTPIIASGNNANVLHYIENNQECKAGDLILFDIAAEYANYKSDLSRTVPVSGRFSDRQKAVYNAVNHVKKEATKLLVPGTLWKEYHVEVGDIMTAELLKLGLLDKADVQNEDKNWPAYKKYFMHGTSHHIGLDTHDYGLLHEPMQANNVFTVEPGIYIPEEGFGIRLEDDVVIQQKGEPFNLMGNIPIEADEIEDIMNQ
- a CDS encoding sugar kinase; this translates as MNQIITFGEVLMRISPLGNRKFVQSNSVEFYFGGTEVNVGISIANFGGNVKHISCISNDFIGDTAISYLNKFDLDTSAIVRSGRPLGVYFLEVGAVMRASSISYNRSHSSFSEIVPSMVNWEKSLENGKWFHWTGITPALNKGSKDTLLEGLKLARKQGMTVSADPTYRSGLWKYGEDAKEVLSELINYSTIFIGGINEINELLGTDFSYSNEDFIEASKQLIEKFPSIEKVFDKIRTSINSSWHKIRARMWNGKEFKETQDLDITHIVDRIGTGDAFAAGLIHGLQNFDDFKAMQFASAACAIKHTYLGDVNYANEKDVMTILDGNTTGRLNR
- a CDS encoding carboxymuconolactone decarboxylase family protein; protein product: MSTFNVLTKNEVSENNQAIFNQLEKGLGFVPNLYATFAHSETALANFLAIGNGKTSFSAKEKEVINLAVSQVNECVYCLSAHTAIGKMNGFTEDQILELRAGTASFDSKLDALAKFARNIALNRGATDATILENLFEQGYTKGNVADAVILVGEITITNYLHRTTEVAVDFPEVEVSDILETV